In one Aeromicrobium erythreum genomic region, the following are encoded:
- the fusA gene encoding elongation factor G, with amino-acid sequence MATDITTDLTRVRNIGIMAHIDAGKTTTTERILFYTGITYKIGEVHDGGATMDWMEQEQERGITITSAATTCWWKDHQINIIDTPGHVDFTVEVERSLRVLDGAVAVFDGVAGVEPQSETVWRQADKYGVPRMCFVNKLDRTGASFDFCVKTIRERLGATPLVLQIPIGAESDFLGVVDLVGMRALTWRGETTIGEDYTVEDIPADLADAAAEGREALLETLSDVDDEIAEKYLEGEDISVEELKAAIRRATLAAQLNPVLCGTAFKNKGVQPLLDAVVDFLPSPIDVGDVKGHDAKDESVEATRPPSEDAPFAGLAFKIATDPHLGKLTFVRVYSGRLEAGTQVLNVTKGRKERIGKVYQMHANKREEIASVGAGQIVAVMGLKDTTTGETLADSASPIVLESMTFPDPVIQVAIEPKTKSDQEKLGVAIQKLAEEDPTFQVHTDEETGQTIIAGMGELHLDILVDRMKREFKVEANVGKPQVAYRETIKRAVTGHSYTHKKQTGGSGQFAKVVIGVAPNGPDAGGEGGYEFVNEVTGGRVPKEYIPSVDAGGQAAMEFGVLAGYPMVDVKFTLEDGAYHDVDSSELAFKLAGNMAFKEAARKADPALLEPMFAVEVTTPEDYMGDVIGDLNSRRGQVQAMEEGYGGAKVIKALVPLSEMFGYVGDLRSKTSGRASYSMQFDSYAEVPKAVAEEIIKKARGE; translated from the coding sequence GTGGCAACCGACATCACGACGGACCTCACCCGCGTCCGCAACATCGGCATCATGGCGCACATCGATGCCGGCAAGACCACCACCACCGAGCGGATCCTCTTCTACACGGGGATCACGTACAAGATCGGTGAGGTCCACGACGGTGGCGCCACCATGGACTGGATGGAGCAGGAGCAGGAGCGCGGCATCACGATCACGTCCGCCGCCACCACCTGCTGGTGGAAGGACCACCAGATCAACATCATCGACACCCCCGGGCACGTCGACTTCACGGTCGAGGTCGAGCGCTCGCTGCGCGTCCTCGACGGTGCCGTCGCCGTCTTCGACGGTGTCGCCGGTGTCGAGCCCCAGTCCGAGACCGTGTGGCGTCAGGCCGACAAGTACGGCGTGCCGCGCATGTGCTTCGTCAACAAGCTCGACCGCACGGGCGCCTCGTTCGACTTCTGCGTCAAGACCATCCGCGAGCGCCTCGGCGCCACGCCGCTGGTGCTGCAGATCCCGATCGGCGCCGAGAGCGACTTCCTCGGTGTCGTCGACCTCGTCGGCATGCGCGCGCTCACCTGGCGCGGCGAGACCACGATCGGTGAGGACTACACCGTCGAGGACATCCCCGCCGACCTGGCCGACGCCGCCGCCGAGGGTCGCGAGGCCCTGCTGGAGACGCTGTCCGACGTCGACGACGAGATCGCCGAGAAGTACCTCGAGGGCGAGGACATCTCCGTCGAGGAGCTGAAGGCGGCCATCCGTCGCGCGACGCTCGCGGCGCAGCTCAACCCGGTCCTGTGCGGCACGGCGTTCAAGAACAAGGGCGTCCAGCCCCTGCTCGACGCCGTCGTCGACTTCCTGCCGTCGCCGATCGACGTCGGTGACGTCAAGGGTCACGACGCGAAGGACGAGTCGGTCGAGGCCACCCGTCCGCCGTCGGAGGACGCGCCGTTCGCCGGTCTGGCGTTCAAGATCGCGACCGACCCGCACCTGGGCAAGCTGACCTTCGTGCGCGTCTACTCCGGTCGTCTGGAGGCGGGCACCCAGGTGCTCAACGTCACCAAGGGCCGCAAGGAGCGGATCGGCAAGGTCTACCAGATGCACGCCAACAAGCGTGAGGAGATCGCGTCGGTCGGCGCCGGCCAGATCGTGGCCGTCATGGGCCTCAAGGACACCACCACGGGCGAGACCCTGGCGGACTCGGCGAGCCCGATCGTCCTCGAGTCGATGACGTTCCCCGACCCGGTCATCCAGGTCGCCATCGAGCCGAAGACGAAGAGCGACCAGGAGAAGCTCGGCGTCGCGATCCAGAAGCTCGCCGAGGAGGACCCGACGTTCCAGGTCCACACCGACGAGGAGACCGGTCAGACGATCATCGCCGGCATGGGCGAGCTGCACCTCGACATCCTGGTCGACCGCATGAAGCGCGAGTTCAAGGTCGAGGCCAACGTCGGCAAGCCGCAGGTCGCGTACCGCGAGACCATCAAGCGCGCCGTCACCGGTCACAGCTACACGCACAAGAAGCAGACCGGTGGTTCGGGGCAGTTCGCCAAGGTCGTCATCGGCGTGGCCCCCAACGGCCCCGACGCCGGTGGCGAGGGCGGCTACGAGTTCGTCAACGAGGTCACCGGTGGCCGCGTGCCGAAGGAGTACATCCCCTCGGTCGACGCCGGTGGACAGGCGGCCATGGAGTTCGGCGTCCTCGCCGGCTACCCGATGGTCGACGTCAAGTTCACCCTCGAGGACGGCGCCTACCACGACGTCGACTCCAGCGAGCTGGCGTTCAAGCTGGCCGGCAACATGGCCTTCAAGGAGGCCGCGCGCAAGGCCGACCCGGCCCTGCTCGAGCCGATGTTCGCCGTCGAGGTCACGACGCCCGAGGACTACATGGGCGACGTGATCGGCGACCTCAACTCCCGCCGTGGACAGGTCCAGGCGATGGAGGAGGGCTACGGCGGAGCCAAGGTCATCAAGGCCCTGGTCCCGCTCTCGGAGATGTTCGGCTACGTGGGTGACCTGAGGTCCAAGACCTCCGGCCGTGCCTCGTACTCGATGCAGTTCGACTCCTACGCCGAGGTCCCCAAGGCCGTCGCGGAGGAGATCATCAAGAAGGCCCGCGGCGAGTAA
- the rpsG gene encoding 30S ribosomal protein S7: MPRKGPAPKRIPETDPVYNNQLVTQLINKILVDGKKQTAQRIVYTALEGTRDKSGTDPVVTLKRALDNVKPALEVKSRRVGGATYQVPIEVRPARQTTLALRWLVKYAGERREKTMAERLMNELLDASNGLGGSVKKREDTHKMAEANRAFAHYRW, encoded by the coding sequence ATGCCTCGCAAGGGCCCCGCGCCGAAGCGGATTCCCGAGACCGACCCGGTCTACAACAACCAGCTCGTCACGCAGCTGATCAACAAGATCCTCGTGGACGGCAAGAAGCAGACCGCGCAGCGCATCGTCTACACGGCGCTCGAGGGCACCCGCGACAAGTCCGGCACCGACCCGGTCGTCACGCTCAAGCGTGCGCTCGACAACGTCAAGCCGGCCCTGGAGGTCAAGTCCCGTCGTGTCGGCGGTGCGACCTACCAGGTCCCGATCGAGGTGCGCCCCGCGCGTCAGACCACTCTCGCGCTGCGCTGGCTGGTCAAGTACGCCGGCGAGCGTCGCGAGAAGACCATGGCCGAGCGCCTCATGAACGAGCTCCTCGACGCCAGCAACGGCCTCGGCGGCAGCGTCAAGAAGCGCGAGGACACGCACAAGATGGCCGAGGCCAACCGCGCCTTCGCCCACTACCGCTGGTGA
- the rpsL gene encoding 30S ribosomal protein S12 translates to MPTINQLVRKGRQSKVTKTSTPALKGSPQRRGVCTRVYTTTPKKPNSALRKVARVRLSSGTEVTAYIPGEGHNLQEHSIVLVRGGRVKDLPGVRYKIVRGSLDTQGVKGRKQARSRYGAKKEKS, encoded by the coding sequence GTGCCCACGATCAACCAGTTGGTCCGCAAGGGTCGCCAGAGCAAGGTGACCAAGACCAGCACGCCGGCCCTCAAGGGCTCGCCGCAGCGCCGCGGTGTGTGCACCCGCGTGTACACCACCACGCCGAAGAAGCCGAACTCCGCGCTGCGCAAGGTTGCTCGCGTGCGCCTGTCCTCGGGCACCGAGGTCACGGCCTACATCCCCGGTGAGGGTCACAACCTCCAGGAGCACTCGATCGTGCTCGTGCGTGGTGGTCGTGTGAAGGACCTCCCGGGTGTGCGCTACAAGATCGTCCGCGGCTCCCTCGACACCCAGGGTGTCAAGGGTCGCAAGCAGGCTCGCAGCCGTTACGGCGCGAAGAAGGAGAAGAGCTGA
- the fbaA gene encoding class II fructose-bisphosphate aldolase, with translation MPVATPETYAAMLDKAKSESFAFPAINVSSSQTLNAALAGFAEAESDGIIQVSTGGADYFSGPTVKNMVSGSLGFAAFAHEVAKKYPINVALHTDHCPKDKLDGFVRPLIEASTERVKGGGLPYFQSHMWDGSAVPLEENLVIAQELLAKAAAAHIILEVEIGVVGGEEDGVEGGMGEHLYTTPEDALATVEALGLGEKGRYLTALTFGNVHGVYKPGNVKLRPEVLKAAQEAVAAKYGKEDAFDFVFHGGSGSLPEEISAAVDYGVVKMNVDTDTQYAFTRPVVDHMFSNYDGVLKVDGEVGNKKAYDPRAWGKAAEAGMSARVVEACQNLRSAGTTL, from the coding sequence ATGCCCGTCGCCACCCCCGAGACCTACGCCGCGATGCTCGACAAGGCCAAGAGCGAGTCGTTCGCCTTCCCGGCCATCAACGTGTCGTCGTCGCAGACGCTCAACGCCGCCCTCGCCGGCTTCGCCGAGGCCGAGTCCGACGGCATCATCCAGGTCTCCACCGGCGGCGCCGACTACTTCTCGGGCCCCACCGTCAAGAACATGGTGTCCGGCTCGCTCGGGTTCGCCGCGTTCGCGCACGAGGTCGCCAAGAAGTACCCGATCAACGTCGCCCTGCACACCGACCACTGCCCGAAGGACAAGCTCGACGGCTTCGTCCGCCCGCTCATCGAGGCCTCCACCGAGCGCGTCAAGGGAGGCGGCCTGCCGTACTTCCAGTCGCACATGTGGGACGGCTCGGCCGTGCCGCTCGAGGAGAACCTCGTCATCGCGCAGGAGCTGCTCGCGAAGGCCGCCGCCGCGCACATCATCCTCGAGGTCGAGATCGGCGTCGTCGGCGGCGAGGAGGACGGCGTCGAGGGCGGCATGGGCGAGCACCTCTACACGACCCCCGAGGACGCACTGGCCACGGTCGAGGCGCTCGGTCTGGGCGAGAAGGGCCGCTACCTGACCGCGCTCACGTTCGGCAACGTGCACGGCGTGTACAAGCCGGGCAACGTCAAGCTGCGCCCCGAGGTGCTGAAGGCCGCGCAGGAGGCCGTCGCCGCCAAGTACGGCAAGGAGGACGCGTTCGACTTCGTCTTCCACGGCGGCTCCGGCTCCCTGCCCGAGGAGATCTCCGCCGCCGTCGACTACGGCGTCGTCAAGATGAACGTCGACACCGACACCCAGTACGCGTTCACCCGCCCCGTCGTCGACCACATGTTCAGCAACTACGACGGCGTGCTCAAGGTCGACGGCGAGGTCGGCAACAAGAAGGCCTACGACCCCCGCGCCTGGGGCAAGGCCGCCGAGGCCGGCATGTCCGCCCGCGTCGTCGAGGCCTGCCAGAACCTCCGCTCCGCCGGCACCACCCTCTGA
- a CDS encoding FAD-dependent oxidoreductase, with the protein MSRVVVVGGDAAGMTSASAVHRLLPDVEVVVLERGHHTSYSACGVPYWVAGEIDGPDGLVARSPEEHRERGIDVRLGSEVLAVDVDAHEVRYRDLAGEHTLGYDRLVVATGAGSIRPDLPGVHAPGVMSVKDLVDGQQVIDRIHAGARRAVVVGSGYIGIEMAEACLARGLDVTVVERESTPLPIVEDEIGEVIADAMREKGAHMVTEAAVTGFDVGDDGAVTAVRTDEDTFPADLVVAAFGVVPRSELLADVADLGVKDGIVTDDQQRVLAPDGSLVADVWSAGDCVVTHDRLTSTRIHLPLGTHANKQGMVAGESVAASLGAAWSGRVFPGVVQTAITKFCDLEIARAGLGRAQADDAGLDTVSADVETTTVAGYYPGAEPMTLWGLAERGTRRLLGVQLVGRGGAVRIDTAAMALWSGMTVDELVMTDLSYAPPFSSVWSQVQVLARALVKQLDQ; encoded by the coding sequence ATGAGTCGCGTCGTCGTCGTCGGGGGTGACGCGGCCGGGATGACCAGCGCGTCGGCCGTCCACCGCCTCCTCCCCGACGTGGAGGTCGTGGTCCTCGAGCGCGGCCACCACACCTCCTACTCCGCGTGCGGCGTGCCGTACTGGGTCGCCGGCGAGATCGACGGCCCGGACGGCCTCGTGGCCCGCTCGCCCGAGGAGCACCGCGAGCGCGGCATCGACGTGCGCCTCGGCAGCGAGGTGCTCGCCGTCGACGTCGACGCCCACGAGGTGCGCTACCGCGACCTGGCGGGGGAGCACACGCTCGGCTACGACCGGCTCGTCGTCGCCACGGGGGCCGGCTCGATCCGGCCGGACCTGCCCGGCGTCCACGCGCCCGGCGTGATGAGCGTCAAGGACCTCGTCGACGGCCAGCAGGTCATCGACCGCATCCACGCCGGCGCCCGACGCGCCGTCGTCGTCGGCAGCGGCTACATCGGCATCGAGATGGCCGAGGCCTGCCTGGCACGCGGACTCGACGTGACGGTCGTCGAGCGCGAGTCGACGCCGCTGCCCATCGTCGAGGACGAGATCGGCGAGGTCATCGCCGACGCCATGCGCGAGAAGGGTGCGCACATGGTCACCGAGGCCGCGGTCACCGGCTTCGACGTCGGCGACGACGGTGCCGTGACCGCCGTCCGCACCGACGAGGACACGTTCCCGGCCGACCTGGTGGTGGCGGCCTTCGGCGTCGTGCCCCGCAGCGAGCTGCTCGCCGACGTCGCCGACCTCGGCGTGAAGGACGGCATCGTCACCGACGACCAGCAGCGGGTGCTCGCGCCCGACGGCTCGCTCGTCGCCGACGTGTGGTCGGCGGGCGACTGCGTCGTCACCCACGACCGGCTCACGTCGACCCGGATCCACCTGCCGCTCGGCACGCACGCGAACAAGCAGGGCATGGTCGCGGGCGAGTCGGTCGCGGCGTCGCTCGGCGCCGCGTGGTCGGGGCGGGTCTTCCCGGGCGTCGTGCAGACCGCGATCACGAAGTTCTGCGACCTCGAGATTGCCCGCGCCGGCCTCGGTCGCGCGCAGGCCGACGACGCCGGGCTCGACACGGTGAGTGCCGACGTCGAGACGACGACCGTCGCCGGCTACTACCCCGGCGCGGAGCCGATGACCCTCTGGGGCCTCGCCGAGCGCGGCACCCGTCGGCTGCTCGGCGTGCAGCTCGTCGGTCGCGGGGGAGCGGTGCGCATCGACACCGCCGCCATGGCCCTGTGGTCGGGGATGACCGTCGACGAGCTGGTGATGACCGACCTGTCGTACGCGCCGCCGTTCTCGTCGGTGTGGAGCCAGGTGCAGGTCCTCGCCCGTGCGCTCGTGAAGCAGCTCGACCAGTAG
- a CDS encoding GNAT family N-acetyltransferase, with translation MTAPTVSSVRLDAVDPDDPRAHAALTSYLGEVDATLADGYAPGPDDLDPYRAPTGVFLLATAGGGALDGEVLGCGALRDLGDGSAEVKRMWVDARARGTGLGRRLLAALEEHARGLGYQRVRLDTNDQLVAALALYRSAGYAEVERYNDNPHARHWFEKAFETADRDERP, from the coding sequence GTGACCGCCCCCACCGTCTCGTCCGTCCGTCTCGACGCCGTCGACCCCGACGACCCGCGCGCCCACGCCGCGCTCACGTCGTACCTGGGCGAGGTCGACGCCACCCTCGCGGACGGCTACGCGCCGGGGCCCGACGACCTCGACCCCTACCGCGCGCCGACGGGCGTCTTCCTGCTCGCCACGGCCGGAGGCGGGGCGCTCGACGGCGAGGTGCTCGGCTGCGGGGCGCTGCGCGACCTCGGCGATGGGTCGGCCGAGGTGAAGCGCATGTGGGTCGACGCGCGGGCGCGCGGCACCGGCCTGGGTCGTCGCCTGCTGGCCGCCCTCGAGGAGCATGCCCGCGGCCTCGGCTACCAGCGGGTGCGGCTCGACACCAACGACCAGCTCGTCGCCGCGCTCGCGCTGTACCGCTCCGCCGGGTACGCGGAGGTCGAGCGCTACAACGACAACCCGCACGCCCGCCACTGGTTCGAGAAGGCGTTCGAGACTGCGGACCGCGACGAGCGACCTTAG
- a CDS encoding TrmH family RNA methyltransferase gives MSEQRERTDEVGVGPWVGPVPDDPRLDPALLADGDRRNVVDRYRYWTVDAIVADLDTRRHPLHVAVENWQHDFNIGSVVRTANAFNVAAVHVVGRRRWNRRGAMVTDRYLHVEHHADAAALAAWAATRGLPLLGVDNLPGAVPLETTSLPRACVLLFGQEGPGLSDAAREACATTLSIAQFGSTRSINAGAAAAIAMHAWIREHAEESP, from the coding sequence GTGAGCGAGCAGCGCGAGCGCACCGACGAGGTCGGCGTCGGCCCCTGGGTCGGGCCCGTCCCCGACGACCCCCGTCTCGACCCCGCGCTGCTCGCCGACGGCGACCGCCGCAACGTCGTCGACCGCTACCGGTACTGGACGGTCGACGCGATCGTCGCCGACCTGGACACCCGACGTCACCCGCTGCACGTGGCCGTCGAGAACTGGCAGCACGACTTCAACATCGGCTCCGTCGTGCGCACCGCGAACGCGTTCAACGTCGCGGCCGTCCACGTCGTCGGCCGGCGTCGGTGGAACCGCCGGGGCGCGATGGTCACCGACCGCTACCTCCACGTCGAGCACCACGCCGACGCCGCCGCCCTCGCCGCCTGGGCGGCGACGCGTGGTCTGCCGCTGCTCGGCGTCGACAACCTGCCCGGAGCGGTGCCGCTCGAGACGACCTCGCTGCCGCGCGCCTGCGTCCTGCTCTTCGGCCAGGAGGGCCCCGGGCTGAGCGACGCTGCCCGCGAGGCCTGCGCCACCACCCTCTCCATCGCCCAGTTCGGCTCGACCCGCTCGATCAACGCCGGAGCGGCCGCCGCCATCGCCATGCACGCCTGGATCCGAGAGCACGCCGAGGAGTCGCCGTGA
- the pyrE gene encoding orotate phosphoribosyltransferase, translated as MHDYQRAFVEFAIGHDVLRFGSFTLKSGRTSPYFFNAGGFDTGARLAGLGRFYAAAITERAPAFDVLLGPAYKGIPIAAATAVQLAEAHDRDVPWSFNRKEAKDHGEGGVVVGAPLRGRVLLVDDVITSGKAIREVVPIVEDAGAELAGIVVAVDRQERGTGELSAVDEVRRDLGVPVEAIVTFDHVIEYLEESGRHDEHLQAARAYRDQYGA; from the coding sequence ATGCACGACTACCAGCGCGCGTTCGTCGAGTTCGCGATCGGTCACGACGTCCTGCGCTTCGGCTCGTTCACGCTGAAGTCGGGCCGCACGTCGCCCTACTTCTTCAACGCGGGCGGCTTCGACACTGGCGCCCGCCTCGCCGGCCTCGGCCGCTTCTACGCCGCGGCGATCACCGAGCGGGCCCCCGCGTTCGACGTCCTGCTCGGCCCCGCCTACAAGGGCATCCCGATCGCGGCGGCCACCGCCGTGCAGCTCGCCGAGGCGCACGACCGCGACGTCCCCTGGAGCTTCAACCGCAAGGAGGCGAAGGACCACGGCGAGGGCGGTGTCGTGGTCGGCGCCCCGCTGCGCGGCCGGGTGCTGCTCGTCGACGACGTCATCACCTCGGGCAAGGCGATCCGCGAGGTCGTGCCGATCGTGGAGGACGCCGGCGCCGAGCTGGCCGGCATCGTCGTCGCCGTCGACCGCCAGGAGCGCGGCACCGGCGAGCTGTCGGCGGTCGATGAGGTGCGCCGCGACCTCGGCGTCCCGGTCGAGGCGATCGTGACCTTCGACCACGTCATCGAGTACCTCGAGGAGTCCGGCCGGCACGACGAGCACCTGCAGGCGGCCCGGGCGTACCGCGACCAGTACGGCGCGTGA
- a CDS encoding class E sortase codes for MSSAAASHSAPGGGRRGPRRRFSVVGAIGLVLVLAGLSVLGYVAWQYWGTNIVSKQQQAQVREAISEDWKNGTDGKNIGLLRVPRFGKDYEVPIVKGFDPGSLAKGVGFYPKGDLPGELGNFAIAGHRVTHGEPFRDFLKLRKGDKVYVETRTAVFTYVLRNAGDSITVDFTEGWPLQQVPDPALRGEPPTKSVLTMLTCSELFHTDNRNVVVGDLVRIVDKSDPERKIPLPSA; via the coding sequence ATGAGCTCCGCGGCCGCGTCCCACTCCGCCCCTGGCGGTGGACGTCGGGGTCCGCGGCGCCGGTTCTCGGTCGTCGGGGCGATCGGCCTCGTCCTCGTGCTCGCCGGGCTGAGCGTGCTCGGCTACGTCGCCTGGCAGTACTGGGGCACCAACATCGTCTCCAAGCAGCAGCAGGCCCAGGTGCGCGAGGCGATCTCCGAGGACTGGAAGAACGGCACCGACGGCAAGAACATCGGTCTGCTGCGCGTGCCCCGCTTCGGCAAGGACTACGAGGTCCCCATCGTCAAGGGCTTCGACCCCGGCTCGCTCGCCAAGGGCGTCGGCTTCTACCCCAAGGGCGACCTGCCGGGCGAGCTCGGCAACTTCGCGATCGCCGGCCACCGGGTCACGCACGGCGAGCCGTTCCGCGACTTCCTCAAGCTGCGCAAGGGCGACAAGGTGTACGTCGAGACGCGCACGGCCGTCTTCACCTACGTCCTGCGCAACGCGGGCGACTCGATCACGGTCGACTTCACCGAGGGCTGGCCGCTGCAGCAGGTGCCCGACCCTGCGTTGCGCGGCGAGCCGCCCACCAAGAGCGTCCTCACCATGCTCACCTGCTCGGAGCTGTTCCACACCGACAACCGCAACGTCGTGGTCGGCGACCTCGTCCGCATCGTCGACAAGTCGGACCCGGAGCGAAAGATCCCCCTCCCCAGCGCCTAG
- a CDS encoding DUF1501 domain-containing protein: MTGTDDCGCADYGLTRRSLLASGAALGLGGVVTSMVGDVLTSAVYGATGGNVLVVLSLRGGADGLSMVVPHAEAAYHAARPTTALKATELLHADATFGLHPKFAPVSRWWQAGSLAAVHAVGLPAPNRSHFEAMEELEDADPGSSARVGWINRMITGLGAQPDVLDAMQLGSTTMPTSLLGPAPAVATETVDDLGLPFADDARLSGALGSFLQTTYGRRGGVVGSAGLDAYALSRRTRSIADAARRPPANGARYASGDTGRAMAHAAGLVTSGLGVRAIAIDAGGWDHHIGLRWNVASRIEELATNLAAFFTDLGPAADRVTLLTMSEFGRRLRENGANGVDHGYGSCVLLMGAGVKGGRVHARWPGLGTEQQVDGDLAVTTDYRDVVAEVLRSRFPEVDVSGVFPGLVQRPLGVMA; this comes from the coding sequence ATGACCGGCACCGACGACTGCGGGTGCGCCGACTACGGCCTCACCCGACGCTCGCTGCTCGCCTCCGGCGCGGCCCTCGGGCTCGGCGGGGTCGTCACGTCGATGGTCGGCGACGTCCTGACGTCGGCCGTCTACGGCGCCACGGGCGGGAACGTCCTCGTCGTCCTGTCGCTGCGCGGCGGGGCGGACGGCCTGTCGATGGTGGTGCCGCACGCGGAGGCGGCCTACCACGCCGCCCGCCCGACCACGGCGCTCAAGGCCACCGAGCTGCTGCACGCCGACGCCACGTTCGGCCTGCACCCGAAGTTCGCGCCGGTGTCGCGCTGGTGGCAGGCCGGCAGCCTCGCCGCGGTGCACGCCGTCGGGCTCCCGGCCCCCAACCGCAGCCACTTCGAGGCCATGGAGGAGCTCGAGGACGCCGACCCCGGCAGCAGCGCACGCGTCGGCTGGATCAACCGCATGATCACCGGGCTCGGCGCGCAGCCCGACGTGCTCGACGCGATGCAGCTCGGCAGCACGACCATGCCGACGTCGCTGCTCGGTCCCGCGCCGGCCGTCGCCACCGAGACGGTCGACGACCTCGGCCTGCCGTTCGCCGACGACGCTCGGCTCAGTGGCGCGCTGGGCAGCTTCCTGCAGACGACCTACGGCCGCCGTGGCGGCGTCGTCGGCTCCGCCGGCCTCGACGCGTACGCCCTGTCCCGACGCACCCGCAGCATCGCCGACGCCGCCCGCAGACCGCCCGCCAACGGTGCGCGCTACGCCTCCGGCGACACGGGCCGCGCCATGGCGCACGCCGCCGGCCTCGTCACGTCGGGCCTCGGCGTGCGCGCCATCGCCATCGACGCCGGCGGGTGGGACCACCACATCGGCCTGCGCTGGAACGTGGCCTCCCGCATCGAGGAGCTCGCCACGAACCTCGCCGCGTTCTTCACCGACCTCGGTCCGGCGGCCGACCGCGTCACGCTCCTGACGATGAGCGAGTTCGGACGTCGGCTGCGCGAGAACGGCGCCAACGGCGTCGACCACGGGTACGGCAGCTGCGTCCTGCTCATGGGCGCGGGCGTCAAGGGCGGTCGGGTGCACGCCCGGTGGCCGGGTCTCGGCACGGAGCAGCAGGTCGACGGCGACCTCGCCGTCACCACCGACTACCGCGACGTCGTGGCCGAGGTGCTGCGCTCGCGCTTCCCGGAGGTCGACGTCTCCGGCGTGTTCCCGGGGCTCGTGCAGCGTCCGCTCGGCGTCATGGCCTGA
- a CDS encoding DUF1800 domain-containing protein, translating into MATRISASVRPYTLTERDRHLVTRFSFGVDEQLTAAVRAVGGAERWFATQLTPTSVADPSATVHTWWPRLGHTPARAWAEVKSGRSGAWQYGFDLAQYSMVQKILTRRQLQEVLHDVWSNLLYVPVGHDRSFPWRFHYDQTLRGLALTSYRQLLRAAVVHPAMSGWLNNDLNTKRGINENLGRELLELYTVGRASGYTEDDVKDSARLLTGHKVKVFDTFAASYAPEDHWTGRVRVLGFTHANAAADGRPALAAYLDHLALHPATAERVARRLCVRLVGDDPSPSLVRSVTAAYRSSRSDVRATLKALRTHPEFLAARRRTLRAPVEDVVASVRALGIRPVRFRGTDAFPANLVWAAGRLGQEPYGWPRPDGYPEGSTTWASPSRMLGAWNQHYSLAGRWNSADGQAFPAPASVLPTAFPRTLAEIVDHQSLLLVGRPADATTQAAVATMLNRASGSVYKTVADVSGWHLTLIRGTVLNTPEGMLR; encoded by the coding sequence ATGGCCACGCGCATCTCGGCGTCGGTGCGGCCGTACACGCTGACCGAGCGCGACCGTCACCTCGTGACGCGCTTCTCCTTCGGCGTCGACGAGCAGCTCACCGCCGCCGTACGCGCGGTCGGGGGCGCCGAGCGGTGGTTCGCGACGCAGCTGACCCCGACGTCGGTCGCCGACCCGTCCGCCACCGTGCACACCTGGTGGCCGCGGCTCGGGCACACGCCCGCGAGGGCATGGGCGGAGGTCAAGTCCGGACGGTCGGGCGCCTGGCAGTACGGCTTCGACCTCGCGCAGTACTCGATGGTGCAGAAGATCCTCACGCGCCGTCAGCTGCAGGAGGTGCTGCACGACGTGTGGTCGAACCTGCTGTACGTGCCGGTCGGCCACGACCGCAGCTTCCCGTGGCGCTTCCACTACGACCAGACCCTGCGCGGCCTCGCCCTGACGAGCTACCGGCAGCTGCTGCGCGCGGCGGTCGTGCACCCGGCCATGTCGGGCTGGCTCAACAACGACCTCAACACCAAGCGGGGCATCAACGAGAACCTCGGCCGCGAGCTCCTCGAGCTGTACACGGTCGGGCGCGCGTCGGGCTACACCGAGGACGACGTCAAGGACTCCGCCCGTCTGCTCACGGGTCACAAGGTCAAGGTGTTCGACACCTTCGCGGCCTCGTACGCGCCCGAGGACCACTGGACGGGTCGCGTGCGCGTGCTCGGCTTCACCCACGCGAACGCCGCCGCCGACGGTCGACCGGCGCTGGCGGCCTACCTCGACCACCTGGCGCTGCACCCCGCCACCGCCGAGCGGGTGGCACGCCGGCTGTGCGTGCGGCTCGTCGGCGACGACCCGTCGCCGTCGCTCGTGCGCAGCGTGACGGCCGCCTACCGCTCCTCGCGCAGCGACGTCCGCGCGACGCTCAAGGCGCTGCGGACCCATCCGGAGTTCCTCGCGGCCCGGCGCCGCACGCTGCGGGCGCCGGTCGAGGACGTCGTGGCGTCGGTGCGGGCGCTCGGCATCCGGCCGGTGCGCTTCCGGGGCACGGACGCGTTCCCCGCCAACCTCGTGTGGGCCGCGGGCCGCCTCGGCCAGGAGCCCTACGGGTGGCCGCGCCCCGACGGCTACCCGGAGGGGTCCACGACGTGGGCGTCGCCGTCGCGCATGCTCGGCGCCTGGAACCAGCACTACAGCCTGGCGGGGCGCTGGAACTCCGCCGACGGGCAGGCGTTCCCCGCTCCCGCGTCGGTGCTCCCGACCGCCTTCCCGCGCACGCTCGCCGAGATCGTCGACCACCAGTCGCTGCTGCTGGTGGGGCGGCCCGCCGACGCCACCACCCAGGCCGCGGTCGCGACCATGCTCAACCGCGCCTCGGGGTCGGTCTACAAGACCGTGGCCGACGTGTCGGGCTGGCACCTCACGCTCATCCGCGGCACCGTGCTCAACACCCCGGAGGGGATGCTGCGATGA